One genomic region from Jilunia laotingensis encodes:
- a CDS encoding phosphoribosylaminoimidazolesuccinocarboxamide synthase, translating to MKALTKTDFNFPGQKSVYHGKVRDVYNINGEKLVMVATDRISAFDVVLPEGIPYKGQMLNQIAAKFLDATTDICPNWKLSTPDPMVTVGVLCEGFPVEMIVRGYLCGSAWRAYKSGVREICGVKLPDGMRENEKFPEPIVTPTTKAEMGLHDEDISKEEILKQGLATPEEYATLEKYTLALFKRGTEIAAKRGLILVDTKYEFGKHDGKIYLMDEIHTPDSSRYFYSDGYQERFEKGEPQKQLSKEFVREWLMDNGFQGKDGQKVPEMTPEIVQSISDRYIELFENITGEKFVKEDTSNIAERIEKNVVKSINNE from the coding sequence ATGAAAGCATTAACAAAAACTGATTTCAACTTTCCGGGACAAAAAAGCGTATATCACGGAAAAGTACGCGATGTATACAACATCAACGGTGAAAAACTTGTCATGGTAGCTACCGACCGTATTTCGGCCTTTGATGTAGTGCTGCCCGAAGGTATCCCCTACAAAGGACAAATGTTGAACCAGATTGCTGCAAAATTCCTTGATGCAACAACCGACATCTGCCCTAACTGGAAGCTGTCCACACCCGATCCGATGGTGACAGTAGGAGTACTTTGCGAAGGTTTCCCGGTTGAAATGATCGTACGTGGCTATCTCTGTGGAAGCGCATGGCGTGCTTATAAAAGTGGTGTCCGTGAAATCTGCGGTGTGAAATTGCCGGATGGTATGCGCGAGAACGAGAAATTCCCGGAACCGATTGTCACTCCGACTACAAAAGCAGAAATGGGACTTCATGACGAAGACATTTCTAAAGAGGAGATTCTGAAACAAGGGCTTGCTACCCCGGAAGAGTATGCCACCTTGGAGAAATATACGTTGGCTCTTTTTAAACGCGGAACAGAAATAGCAGCCAAACGCGGTTTGATCCTTGTAGACACAAAGTATGAATTCGGTAAACACGATGGCAAGATCTACCTGATGGACGAAATCCATACCCCGGACTCCAGCCGCTATTTCTATTCGGATGGATATCAGGAACGTTTCGAGAAAGGTGAACCCCAAAAACAGCTTTCAAAAGAATTTGTACGCGAATGGTTGATGGATAACGGATTCCAAGGAAAGGATGGACAGAAAGTTCCGGAAATGACACCTGAAATCGTACAAAGCATCAGCGACCGTTACATCGAACTATTTGAAAACATCACAGGAGAGAAATTCGTCAAGGAAGATACAAGCAACATTGCTGAACGTATCGAGAAAAATGTAGTTAAATCAATTAATAATGAATAA
- the ubiE gene encoding bifunctional demethylmenaquinone methyltransferase/2-methoxy-6-polyprenyl-1,4-benzoquinol methylase UbiE, with translation MHYPQENIKPYGTDGKKSEQVEQMFDNIAPAYDMLNHTLSLGIDKSWRHKAIRWLKPFHPQRIMDVATGTGDFAILAYKMLQPAQLIGTDISEGMMNVGREKVKKEGLSDKISFAREDCTSLSFADNSFDAITVAFGIRNFEDLDKGLSEMCRVLTPGGHLVILELTTPDRFPMKQMFYLYSKIVIPVLGKLFSKDNRAYRYLPQTIQAFPQGEVMKDVISRAGFSKVEFQRLTFGICTLYTATK, from the coding sequence GTGCATTACCCACAAGAAAATATCAAGCCTTACGGCACGGACGGAAAGAAAAGTGAACAGGTAGAACAAATGTTCGACAATATTGCTCCTGCGTATGACATGCTGAATCATACCTTATCGTTGGGCATCGACAAAAGTTGGCGACACAAGGCGATCCGTTGGTTAAAACCTTTTCATCCGCAGCGTATTATGGATGTGGCAACCGGAACGGGGGATTTTGCAATTTTGGCCTACAAAATGTTGCAACCGGCTCAGTTGATCGGGACAGACATATCGGAAGGCATGATGAACGTGGGACGTGAAAAGGTAAAAAAGGAAGGTCTTTCGGACAAAATTTCATTTGCCCGAGAAGACTGCACCTCCCTCTCATTTGCTGACAACAGCTTTGACGCTATCACCGTGGCATTCGGCATTCGTAATTTTGAGGATTTGGATAAAGGACTCTCCGAAATGTGCCGAGTATTAACTCCCGGAGGACATCTGGTTATACTGGAATTGACTACACCCGACCGTTTTCCCATGAAGCAGATGTTTTACCTTTATTCGAAAATCGTCATACCTGTACTCGGCAAGCTATTTTCTAAAGACAACAGAGCCTATCGTTATTTGCCGCAGACCATACAGGCTTTTCCGCAAGGAGAAGTGATGAAGGACGTTATCTCGCGGGCAGGATTCAGCAAAGTGGAATTCCAAAGACTAACATTTGGCATCTGTACACTTTACACAGCAACCAAATAA